CCCTGGTTATGTAGAGGGCGACTGAACTTCAGTTTTTTGCTAAACGTCTGTAAATCTCTGCAATTCTCTTCTGAGTGATcgttatcttttttctttttgggtctTCTGAtgtaaaagtttgaaaaatatagaCGTGGAGCAGTACAAGTACAGTTTTTAAAGTTGGTCAGTGTAATCACCTGAAAGAACTTCTCAAGATGCTCCTCTATGGTgctgcatttatttattttttttcacactGCACTGTTCCAAATCAGCATAAGCACTGCAGCCTATCCTAAAAGCCTTTTTAAACTACTAGGCTGCCCCATATCACAAGGTAACCCCATCTCTGCACCAGTGACAAGCTCAAACCAGAGCCTCCCATGTGGTGCTAACAGCAGCCATTTCGGATGAAGTATACATCTCATTGAGTGGGTCACAATAAATATCACGAAATCTAAATTTATAATTACATAAATGAGATTGGAAAAATcgtaagaaaagaaacaaacgCCAGATCTCGCCGATACATATCTTTGTGATTGTCTTTTTTATCACGGTTGTAATCCTGCTGTAGGTATGTGCAACATCTGTCCGCAGAATCAAATGAAATGCCAAAGTTGGAAGGTCGCGACCCATTGTTGCATCGAGTTACGATGGTTAACTCCCATCTCAGTTCTTTTGCAGAGGAAGGCAATTTGCAATTGGAGTGCAGAGCAGAATCATGTAGTGCGATCGGCAACAGGCATAAAGCTTTCACAAATGGGCCAAGAGTGACAAACCTGAAACCAAAAGTCACTACTAGACTTCGGCGTGGCTGGCGTTGGTATGGAATCATGGAATACACCTGTCTGATGTTAGCCAGGTACAGTATTGCCACGCTCTCTCGTTCCGTTCGTGcttctgtttttttctcttctgaattcgtcttcttctttgtcaaAAGGAGCCATCTTATACGCCTCATGTTTGGTTGGTTCTGCCCTGCATGGTCACCTGTTTAGCCCAGGATTAGATGTCCATGTATATGAGTAGGGCTTGTAAAACGAAAAATGCACTTTTGAACAGGATCGTTACTGCAAATGAAGAATATCATGTGACAATTTTCAGATATAAGTTTCATAGATTTCAAGAGCCTCGAGTTGAAGATCCTGAACCGACTGTTAGAAATCGTAGGTTGAAGAGGAAAGTACAGTCGCACGGGGGAAAAGGAGACACAGGAAATTAACGTGGTTTGGCACAGTGGCCTACATCCATGATAGAAGAGGAGAAAGCTTTTCTTCATTCCTTTGATGTCAGGGGTTCACAAGcaatatataaaaatgaatgGATCAAAATGGAAgggaaaagaatgaactctCAACGTTTAACGGAGCAATTGAAGAAGTTCCGATGCTTATCTCAAATCAATGACGGAGCCGTTATCCCTTAGACGAAGCTGCGTCGGTTATGAAAAAACGATCTTGCCCCACTTCACAATTCGGATTGTTCCCATCAATAGCGTTAATCAAATAACTTTCAAAACGCATCTGTTCCTTGCCCTTGGTCGTGTGCACGGAACTCCAGAATGAACCgtgaacccaaaaaaattagttgGTTTTGGAGCATATAAAACTTTAGAATTAGACAAAGTAAGTCCGAGTCCTTTGTCCAAACAAGGACATGTAAGTTTCTATCACGGCAAATCCTTGCGAAAGCAACTTAAGTGATCAGGTTGTGTTCGAACCCAACCACATGTCACCCCAAACACTCTCTGGCTGTGAACAATCAAAGCGATCGTGATCATTATGGGATAGCGCTATCCTTCAGACAcatgataaaattggaacgatacaTCATACATTAGCCGATGGATAACATTAACAGGGATGAAATTGTGTTCTTGGCGTTCTTACAAGGCCAAATCTTCTAGCTACTAGATGGAACATAAATTCACATGCTTTCCAAAATCTTTTGCCAGTACATTAGAGCGTGGGCAAATCCCATCTATATATATGGTACAATATGAACACTACGAATTATAGAACGGATTGTAGCCAGTCATCTGAACAAAATTAGAGATGAATGACGGCCACACCGTCGAAGAATCTGTCATTCTTCGTCTTTAAATGTCTCTAGAAGCAAATTTAACCGTTCAAACTTGCTCACCCGCTGCAACACTgaatttacaaaaataaaataaaatgttcaCCGTCTCCTCGAAAGCTGCCCACTACACCGACGTCCTTGAAGGATCAGCACTTGCTGTAAAACTTTTAATTGCCCTTGAGTTCATTCACATGGCAAACTTGACTCATCatggaagaagggaaaaatggaaaaagctACTAATAGAGCTGTCAAATAACTAAACAAATCACTGAGGCCAGATGTTAAAATAGCAACCAGACTCAGCCCCACATTTTAGTCAACCagaaatttgttgaaaaagagaagagaaaataaaccTTGGTTCAGCAATGCTaaacaattttctttatttatgatGGTAAAAAACCCCCTTCGTCATAGCTCCTTTAACTAAGCAAAACAGAAACCTTGCTTCCATAAATGGTaaactttctttatttctgaTGGTCAAAAcccctttttctgaaattataCAACACTAATTATTcatgcttttttcctttttagctGACATGGAAAAATTGGACGTATTCATGAAAAGATAAGACAGCAAGATGGGTTAGTGAAGAGTCAAAATTGTTTTCccaaaaccaaaggagaaataAACTCCTCAGGGAGCCATAAGCCCTTCAATTGTGTAAGCGAGAGACTTTGCCCAGTCGGCTCTGAAAAGCAGGGTCTGTAACGTCTGCATAACATCATAATCTGGATCAAGCTTCCGCTGCCAACCCTGAACGTATACACAAAAGAATGATGCACGTTAAAGAATAGAAAACATGAATATAATGTAATTATCCAAGTAGAAAAATGAGAACTTGAAATAGTAATTGCCTGCCCAGCAGCAGGAAGCTACTCTCGTTTCACATACCCAACAATATAACCACACGTCTGGCCATGAGCCATGTCAGCATGTAGGTTTCGGTACATCACAGCTAAATGAACAAACTTTCAGGTGAGTTGGAGTATCTCACCAACCGAGTGAGAGCCGATGCCTTTTCAAAAGACTGTCAGTTTATGGTGTTAAACTCCCAATGCACATCAGCAAGTACACTAGATCCATCCTATCAGCAACGCGCTGACGCCCATGCTACTCTAACCAGTCACCAGCCCACCGACGAACCACTAGTCTGAGCCTCCTCCTCTAATCATTAAATGATGGGGTAACCCAGCCCGTTTGGATCGGAACTACTGGTCTGAGCCAGTCAGCCAACCACTCAGGACAGCAAATGGACAGATTTGTCACATACAAAACAAGGTGAAGGCAGGTTTTATTAGCAGTTTCTAGGGGGAAAAGGGATCTGTATTGAGGACGTTCTATATATGAAGACCCTTTTTCCATTAAGGGAACAATATGGCCCCCTTAGTTGGCATTTTCCcttaatcacaagttcacaacTCATTTTCCCATAATCACAAACTCATTTTCGGAAACCTCCATGGACTGTCGCTATGATATTATTAACTTTCACTCGCTTAGAAATAATAGTAGCTTGCATGTTGGCTAACAGGTTCCATCCCAGCTCTGATTTCCTGCATCTCAACTGAATAACTTGGCAACTAGATATCGTGGTGAAAACCCAAGAGAATAAGTTGTAACCTAGCACACCATCATCCTTTGACATTACCAACATCTAAAGCGATGATTCATGTTCAGCATGGACAGGCATAGAAAAGCAGATTATATAAATGTGGGTGGAACATTTTTTATACAGGGCTAAGAAAAGTtcatagattcaaattcagaaaGTGAACTATAGGGAACTAAACAGTCAAAAGACACCGTAACTAGTTTATGTGAAACGAGCAGTTCAGTATGGCTACATGGGACAGATATAGATCTGAACTTGCACGGATTACTCTTGTAACATACCACTCCTATtagaaacaaaagcaaacaatCTATACATTATACAAgcacatagagagagagggtaccTCAAGAACTAAAGTAGTCACCATCACCGTGACAACATTTCCATCAACGTTCACCCTGTGGCGCCGAACTTGTTCAAGCAATTCTTGCATGCATTCTGCTGGGTGAACAACATCGCCTTCAGGGGTACCCCAAAAGTCAAAGGATTTTGTCACCTCCTAAGAATAGACCATATATGATTAATAGATAGTACTAAAAAGGGCCAAATAgctttaaaaatcaaacacagaGATCAGAAAATTcctcaaagaaacaaaagtgaatCGTGCATGTTACAAATTCTACAGTCAATGAGGCACTGCAACCTTTTACAGAGGAAAAACTCAAAACACAAATGCCAATTATTAGTTGCATTCAATTTCAAAAGTATATTACCTTGGAAATAATCCCAAGTAACTCATTggcaaggacaaaaaaaaaaaaagagtaattCCTGGCATCTTGACATGAGAGTTGCAGAACCTGGATTCAATTGCCTGGGCTTAGACTGTTAAGGTTATGGTTTATTAGAAGTTTACATTCTAACTAGCTCCATAAGTAAAGAGTATGCAAGAAACTGAAGTGCAATTATCACCCTGGAAGCTAGTAATATGACACAAAATTACAGAACCTGCATTCAATTGCCTGATCCTAGATTGTTAAGGTCACAGTCTATCATTATTTATTATGTTCCTAACCAACTCCATAAGCAAAGAATATGCAAAGAACCAAGCACCTACCATCCTGGAAAAACATTGTCCTAGTTCTTGTATCCTACCTACATGTTTGTGTAGGACTTCCAATTCAATTCAACCTGATCAAAGACTAAAAATAGGAATAAAGTAGACGCCCAGAGGTGGATTGCCCATTAAAACAACTTTTCCACAGTAAGCATGCAAGACAGCATTTTCCATTAGCCCATCTATGTTGTGTAGGCACTAGAATATCTGATTGAACATGCTTTGTACAAAGAGGATTTTAAGCACTTCAGACACagatatgacaaaaaataaacaaataaagcGGCTTATATGCAGATGATAGATAAACTTGCATCAACTGCTTATGCAACATATTTGCAAATTCAAGCAGTGAATTCACCgtattatttttttctacaGCAGATCGAAACAATAGGCAAGAAAGTGGTCCATTCACACAAAAAATTGTTAAGATTTGGATGTTCCTTACATGCCATTCAAAACCTAAAAAGACTTCCCAACTTGGTCAAGTTGCTTGAgtgtaaacaaataaataaatagacaaaataagaatttatttatctataccaagaatgcacacacacacacacatatatatgtgtgtgtgtgtgtgtgtacatgccAACCATCTAGGCTGACAGATTGCTTAGTCTGATGAACTAGTCGCTAGCTTGAAACGCAGGTGGATAAGTAACCAACCAACTCAACAGAACAATCAGGATATTGACATCTAAGATTTATACCAAGTATCAGCACTTTTTAGGAAATAGCTGAATAGTCAgtaaaaaatatagaagaacACAGCATATTGGGGCTAGAAGGCCGACTGACCTAGTCAGCCAACAATAAAgctgaaaaatattttgttcgTCCATGTGAATTATCAGTCAACGCATATTGCTGCTTAGTGGATATATATTGATCTAAAGAGTTGTGTTGATGGGCTATATCACACATAATTCTGTTGACTGCGACCATGTCCAactattttagatttttatcTCATACAGAATTTGTCCATAATGTATGCATATCATTTTGGACCAAACTCTATTAATTTGGTTTTCGAAACAGACTCAAGGTGGCTACTCCTAAGTCCTAACTAGTCCATCCCAGGCCTTTTAGGAGGTCGACCTACTACTACCCATTGACTAGTGATTTTGACTAATAGATGCAGGCAAGGCAAGGTTTAATCAGCTGTGACCATCAATAATTAAACGAAAGTGCAGAAGATACCTCGATAAAGGCCTTTGGATTTGGACAATTTTGTTGCTTTGATAACTTAAGAGTGCACTCTGCCGCCGTGCGACCATCTCTAAGAGCAACTGCCTTGAAAAACTCCAGCAAATTTGTATGATCATCCTTTGATAGTTCAGTGGTCATGCCAACATCAAGGAAAATGACATGCGGTTTTGATTTAAATAGGCGTTTATTTGATGGTTTAGTCTGAGCAACTCGAACAAGAATATTTCCAGGATGCATATCAGCATGGATAAAGTTGTCCACCTTCAGAGAGTGAAAAGTTAGAAAGCTTCAAACATGAACACTTGCAAGTAGTAGCTGATGCTTGGTTCTTCTTTTGGCAGATAATACATTGCAGGATTATCAGTGTTTTGGTTTTGTATAGcaattcaatgaaaaaaatgaaaggtttCAACATAATATTCGCAGAAAAAAGTGCATGAGAGGCATAACAAATCTCAGAAGGCCATGATTTTTCTCCACATATACGCAATATTAgttccacagagagagagagagagagagagagagtctttgaACCAAACTGCTCTTACAATAAATAGGAATGGATATACCCTATTTAACCTGctaatttgaaaattgaaaaaaaaatctaaaagaattgacattcaacaaaaaaaaagtaggagAAAGTTGAGCAGATCCATAGAAGTAAGACATGAAAAGATACAAAAGGCAAAAGACCAAACAAGTGGAGAAAAATTGAAGTCTAGACTGATGAAGGTCAATTATTCTACACTGCCATCATAAAACATTCAAGAGATTGCTTGTGAAATAACCTCATAAGTCTAAACACGTCACCCTAGAACCAAATCCATAAAAGTTCACATTGATGAAAATCAACTGCACGTGCACCAAAATATCATAGAACGCCCATGAGAGTGCTCTCAAGATAACATCTAAAGACTAAATATGTCATCCTGGAAACTTAGACAAGTTTCCATCAGTAATGAACCAGCAAAGAATATTAATCTCTGGACAAGAAAACACCTGGTCTTCAATAAAGTATGAGATATGCCACTAAGTTTCATAACCTGAAGCAGTGAGAACATAATATAAGATTATGTCCGTGGAAAACAGTCAGACGACTTCAAGAAAATATTGAGTGAGAAAATAAAACCCTGAAAGAAAACACAGAAAAggcttttccattttttgagtCACTATGTTGTATACTCATCAATATCTCCTGATCAATTCACATGCAGCAAGATTTCGGAACATTAGTCCACCTTCAGATATTTCTCTTCTACAAAAGAAatgtaataaaaattttgaagaaacaacaaatataacaACAATAATTAAGTAAAATAAGCTATACATCTTCCAAGATCTAACAGCTAGCACGACCTTCACCTACGAatatttttcagcaaaaaaaatgaagaaaagaaatggtgtctgaaagaaaaggaagtagAGGTAAAAGTGAAAGTGTTTCAGGTAAAGGGCAGCAGACTAACTCACCAAAAGCATCTTTAGAAGGGCATGAGTACCAATATGTGCTAAAGCACTTTTAATTCGAGTGTTGCCTTCAAGTTCATCAACATAATGTGCGACACTTTCCCCTTGTTCATAAGTTTCTACCAGAACAGCAGGATGTACAAGTAAAGGCTTGGGAAAAGACACATGTTTCCATCTGCGGAAGTTATCTCGAAAGCGGGTCAAGTTATCTGCTTCCAGTGCAAGATTAACCTGAGATAACATGAAAACAGCAAACTGCTGGACACTCTCATCCAGTCTCAACCATCTTAATGTCGGAATTAACTTGTGACATTTTGCTACGAGATCAATAATCATGAAATCCCTTCTAATCGATTCACCAACACCTGGATGTCTCACTTTAACAGCAactttcacatttttaatgTGCTGGTCAGGATAACGGAATCTCAGAGAAGCACGATGCACTTGAGCAACACTTCCAGATGCAACAGGAACTTCTTCAAAGTCATCAAAAATCTCTGACAACTTACATCCAAATGCCTTTTCAATAGCTTTTTTGGTGTAGGAAAAGTTATGAGTTGGCGCGCTGCTGTGAAGTTTCGCCAGCTCGGTGCAGAGGTCCCTAGGGAAGAGGTCCGAACGTGTAGCAGCCCACTGACCCCATTTTATGAATGCTGGACCTGCGTTCTCTAGAGtaaaatgaagaacatgaagCCATGTTTTCCTGAACTGAGGACCAAAACTATCTGCAAATGGTGCCATAGCTATTACAGGAGTAAACAAGATAGCCAAATAGACAGCCCTCAGAAGCAAGATGAGCCCttccaaaactgaaaaatagAGTGAAGTTAAATAGAAAGACCCATGCTGTGCCCTCATGTAGGAAGTATTTTTTGTTTGGAGATGTTCTGTATCAGCTGAGGTCTTCTGCATCCATGCAACCTCTCCAataatgaaagcaatcaaactggGAGCAACATGTGGCCTAGAAAAAGACAGAGTAACAGCACGAGCAATCCAATTGATTGTTGCAAATGTTGGTCCCTCATACGAGCATAATAAGGAAATCCTTTTCCAAGTAACTTGAGTATGATGTGACATAGATCCAGTTGCGGATGAAATGGCCATGCTGCAATTTTGACGCTTGAAAAACGTAATTGGAAGAGCCTTGGAATGTAATCCCAAATCATTTCTTCCTACAAAAAATTTACTCGATGAGTACCGCCTGCATAAGATTGTGGATAATCCAATTGTTGATAACTTTGCATAGTTGCTAACATGTGGAGCCTGTGTTGCCTTGATTGTCTGTAAGAACAAGCCCTTCCTCTTAACAATTTGAGATAACAAAAACCTGCAGCAAAACACACAGGCCTTCAACTTTCTGCCATGAACAAGTTAGAAATGTTCTATTTGCACCCGTTGAAAACAGAAAGTGAAACCATCAGTTGATGTTTCTATAAAAGATAAAAGTACTGTAATCAACAGAGCAGGATGTATGGACTCAAAATGTATGATTCCCAAGACGTTCCCAATATTTCTGCTTCTAAAAATAGTTGTAAGTCTAACTCCCATGGTAGATCCAAATTAACATCATATGCTTGGTACACACACAGCCTGCATTTCATGTATATTTATGATGGATGTTCTTTTATCAAAAGCTAcatattttccattttccaaTTTCTTAAAGATATTGTACCCTCTGATACATTGTATCACACCATACAGCCCAATAGATGTGATAATGCAAATATCAGTGGCAAGTGTTGGCTTTTTTGCGcatgtaaaaaaattgttaattggactttgaaacttttatagGAGGTTCAAGAACGAGCATCTAAAGTAAAAATGCtaataaatcaaaattattAACCGTACACCTTCAAATTTGTCAACTGTCTTAATATGGCAGATAAGTGCATGTCGTACGTAAGTGAAACAATAGAACAAAGGAAGTGGGGAAAAAAAAGTACAGGTCCTCAAAATATTGGTGGCTGAACTTCACAATTCATATCACTGACGGGCAAAATAGCATCTTACGAGGAGAATAAAACCTAATGCAGATGGAGATGCTGGAGTTATTGCTAATGCCTTGATAAATAAGAGGTACAGATCCTTCAGCAGTAAGATAGTGAAGGTGTGAAAGTCATGGGTAATAACAGTAGTACTGAAGCACATCACCACCCATTACTTTATAAAGGGAGACAAAGAAAAACTTCAACCCATAATCAGAACCGTTTGCTGCTTATAACAACCATAAATATTGATAGATCCCTAACTTGAAACCATTATAGTATTGGTTCCAAGCATGTAATTAAGTAAGCAAATGCAACTGCACCTTATAACTGAGGCAGTCAAGCCATGACTCATGTCAACAAAGGCCAGGTAACAGAATGCCTCTGACCATGCCCTCGGAACAAGAAGTTTTTGAGGAAATACAGAATTATAGTAAGCAGgttacaaaatacaaaattacaaaataaatgaaTCTGATCCCTGGCGTTTAATGAATGatgtttttcaagttttctgtTATGTCACATGAATAGAAATAATAAACAGGTTGGCCAATAAAAATCTAAGACTACAATAGATGAATGCAATGCATGTGCAACAGCAAGAAAGTAAGGATCAAACGGGAGACTGGTTGTGGACTAATGGCTTGGAGTTTTGAATATGCTGAGGAAGAAACCTCAGGAGCTATTTCTCTCAAGGACGTATTGACTGGCAAGACATGTTGAGCCAAAAGAAATTCCAAATGTGGTAAAACAGCACCAAGAAACtgttgaaaatgacaaaagttttcttcttcttttttcaatcaAAATCACAAAATTAACAGGAGAAGGTGCTATTGAGTCCATTATAGCGGACCATCTCAGTGACACAGTTACAAATGGTACACAAAGTTAATGGTTTGCTGCTGTGGAAATGGACTGCCCATTAAGGACAGTGAAAGATTTTATCTTCCTCCCTACAACTAGATATGTCATTTATATTGAACTCTACCAGTCTACACGAGGAAAAGGCCAGCGGTCTTATgccctttcaagtttcaacagaCATTTCTGAATCTTGACTAAATAACCAAGCAAACAAGTTTCCATTGTCACATGGAGCAAATGACTAAGACACCACAAAGCTTAAAGGTGAGGAATCATCAGATGTAAGGACTTTAACATCTACTGACCTGAAAGGTGGTGAAATTGCTAACACTCTTATATCTATTCCATGACAAAGAATCAATAGAAGACACCCAAGGCTGCAAAGAATTCAAACATATCATCAACAATCAAAAGACTTCAAGTCGTCGTCCTGTTTGTCTCTTCCACTGACCCAAGTATCATAGTTtctagcaaaaaaaagaaatcatattcAATCCTAGATCTTAGAAGTCTTTGTTTCTGGAATCTTTTCATCACAAATTTTAACAAATTCtagtttctatttctcatctcAACTCCTGCTCGTCAATACTTACAACAATTGGGCTATATATCTGCAGTTTCCTTCTCATTATTACACAAAGCATTATTGAAgtgcttttcttattttttttattttttgtcttttagtTATTCTTTCTGTCACCTCTAGTAAGAACATGGTCGATCTTTGTAAAGAATAATGTTCAAGAAAAGCAAAGCCTCACCAAATCACCACAGCCTAGTAATAATGAGGTGATGCTAGTGGATCAATGGGAAGAAAAGGTGTTACTAGCAATAGCTTCCTCAAATTTTCGACCTGAAATTTCTACATCACCTCCAACCATAAAGAAGACATCCTAAACGTAGAACTCTAGGTACTAACTACCACTACCAACCACAAGTCCACATTCAAAGagcaaaatattgaaaatctaaagagaaaaaaaacagttaGAGAGATATAGATGGAATGATCATCATCACTCAGATTGCAACGTCAGATAGCAGAAACTAAAGTATCAAAACCCGAGTTGATCAAGCACCACCCCAGCAAGCAGACGAACACCAAAAATCAAACTAACTACCTCATCTTCCCGCCGAGTTTCGCTGTTTTCTTCGACCAGACCTCCGATCA
This window of the Nymphaea colorata isolate Beijing-Zhang1983 chromosome 2, ASM883128v2, whole genome shotgun sequence genome carries:
- the LOC116247820 gene encoding uncharacterized protein LOC116247820 isoform X1; the encoded protein is MRFLLSQIVKRKGLFLQTIKATQAPHVSNYAKLSTIGLSTILCRRYSSSKFFVGRNDLGLHSKALPITFFKRQNCSMAISSATGSMSHHTQVTWKRISLLCSYEGPTFATINWIARAVTLSFSRPHVAPSLIAFIIGEVAWMQKTSADTEHLQTKNTSYMRAQHGSFYLTSLYFSVLEGLILLLRAVYLAILFTPVIAMAPFADSFGPQFRKTWLHVLHFTLENAGPAFIKWGQWAATRSDLFPRDLCTELAKLHSSAPTHNFSYTKKAIEKAFGCKLSEIFDDFEEVPVASGSVAQVHRASLRFRYPDQHIKNVKVAVKVRHPGVGESIRRDFMIIDLVAKCHKLIPTLRWLRLDESVQQFAVFMLSQVNLALEADNLTRFRDNFRRWKHVSFPKPLLVHPAVLVETYEQGESVAHYVDELEGNTRIKSALAHIGTHALLKMLLVDNFIHADMHPGNILVRVAQTKPSNKRLFKSKPHVIFLDVGMTTELSKDDHTNLLEFFKAVALRDGRTAAECTLKLSKQQNCPNPKAFIEEVTKSFDFWGTPEGDVVHPAECMQELLEQVRRHRVNVDGNVVTVMVTTLVLEGWQRKLDPDYDVMQTLQTLLFRADWAKSLAYTIEGLMAP
- the LOC116247820 gene encoding uncharacterized protein LOC116247820 isoform X2 — its product is MAISSATGSMSHHTQVTWKRISLLCSYEGPTFATINWIARAVTLSFSRPHVAPSLIAFIIGEVAWMQKTSADTEHLQTKNTSYMRAQHGSFYLTSLYFSVLEGLILLLRAVYLAILFTPVIAMAPFADSFGPQFRKTWLHVLHFTLENAGPAFIKWGQWAATRSDLFPRDLCTELAKLHSSAPTHNFSYTKKAIEKAFGCKLSEIFDDFEEVPVASGSVAQVHRASLRFRYPDQHIKNVKVAVKVRHPGVGESIRRDFMIIDLVAKCHKLIPTLRWLRLDESVQQFAVFMLSQVNLALEADNLTRFRDNFRRWKHVSFPKPLLVHPAVLVETYEQGESVAHYVDELEGNTRIKSALAHIGTHALLKMLLVDNFIHADMHPGNILVRVAQTKPSNKRLFKSKPHVIFLDVGMTTELSKDDHTNLLEFFKAVALRDGRTAAECTLKLSKQQNCPNPKAFIEEVTKSFDFWGTPEGDVVHPAECMQELLEQVRRHRVNVDGNVVTVMVTTLVLEGWQRKLDPDYDVMQTLQTLLFRADWAKSLAYTIEGLMAP